DNA sequence from the Streptomyces cinnabarinus genome:
CCAGTTCCTCGCGGCATGCTCGGGCGGCGACCTCAACGCCGTCATGGAACTCCTCGCGCCCGAGGTGACCTCCTGGGCCGACGGCGGCGGCAAGGTCACCGCGGCCCGCCGTCCGATGCACGGCGTCGAGAACGTCGCCCGCTGGATGCTGGGCTTCATGGCCAAGCCCGAACTGGCCGCCATGACCATGGAGTCCGCCGTCATCAACGGCGAACTCGGCATCCTGGCCAAGCTCGACGGGCAGACCATCGGCGCCCTGACCTACGACGTCGCCGACGGCCGCATGCACAACCTGCGGTTCCAGGTGAACCCCGACAAGCTCGGCGGACTGACCCCGGACAACGGCCTGACGCTTCCCGGAGTGCTCTAGACGCTCTGCAACTCGTCCTGGAGCTTGTCGATGTCGACCGTGTCGTCCGCCGACGGAGTCCGTGACGGCACCGGCTCGTCGTACTCGGAGAACCTCAGCCGCACATCGATGTCCTCGCCGCGCTGGCCGGCCTCGACCAGCAGGTGCGGCGAGTCGGCGGTGACGTAGAGCGTGGTCCGCGCGCCGTCCACCTCGCCGGTGAGCGGGATGACGTCCACGCCGCCCCGGGTGGTCTCCTCGCCCTTCTTCAACGAGGTCGTCCCGGGCGAGGAGCCGGAGTCGACGTCCCGCTGGAAGTTGCTCAGATCGCAGGTGTCGGCCATGCCCTTGAGCAGCGCGTCGTCCGTGGAGCCGTGGATGTAGCGGTCCTCGAACAACTCGGCCACCGCGTCGCCCTCACCGCCCGGCACCTGCGCCTTCCAGAACGCGGTGTCCGGCTTCATCCACACCTCGTCGCCCCGTTTGACGATCTCGACGCTGCCGCCGTCCGAGCCCATCTCCATCGTCCCGACGCAGTTCCCGGACCGGTCCAGGGACAGCTCCATCGACGTCGGCTGGGTCCGGCTCGTCTCCGTGCCCGCGCTGCGGTCCGTCAGCTTCAGATGGACCGACTTGGCGTCGAGGAGGTTGGACTCCGCCTCCTCGGCGAGCTCCTGCGCGGTGGGATCGTCGACCGCTGCCGCCGTCGGTGCCAGCAACAGCGTCGCGCCCACCGCGGCCGAGATCAGCGCCCTGACGGCCATCGGCGTCACCTCCGTGGTGCACGGCCTGGTGCGCGGCCTGGCGCGCATCACTCCCCAGGTTACGTTTTGCCCTATTTGCCCGCATGTTCAGTGACGCCGCCCACTTTCGGCCCCGAAACGCGCATGCATCCGGGGGCCCCGGGCAGGCGGACGCGGTCCCCGAAGGTGACACCCGTGTGACTCAGGGGAACGGAACAGGAACGGAAGGCAATACCGATCATGGCAAGGCAGCACGAACGACGGACGATCCATGTCGACGGCGAGTGGCGGGACGCGATCTCCGGAGCCACCCGAGACATCATCGACCCAGCGGACGCCCGGCCCTTCGCCGTGGTCGCCGAGGGCGACGAGAAGGACACCGACCTGGCGGTCGAGGCCGCCCGCCGCGCATTCGACCAGGGCGACTGGCCGCACACCCCGGTCGCCGAGCGCGCCGCCCTGCTGCGCCGCGTCGCCGACCTCCTGGTGCGCGACCGCGAGGAACTCGGCCTGCTGGAGAGCCGCGACGCGGGCAAGACCCTGGAGGAGGGCCGCGTCGACATCGACTGTGTCGCCGACGCCTTCCGCTACTTCGCCGGCCTTGTCGCCGCCGAGGCCCCGGGCCGGGTGGTGGACGCGGGCTCGCCCGACATCCACAGCGTCGTCGTGCACGAGCCGGTCGGCGTCTGCGCCCTGATCACCCCCTGGAACTACCCCCTCCTCCAGGCCAGTTGGAAGATCGCCCCCGCGCTCGCCGCCGGCAACACCTTCGTCGTCAAGCCGAGCGAGATCACCCCGCTGACCACGATCGCCCTGATCGACCTGCTGGCCGAGGCGGGCCTGCCGTCCGGCGTCGCGGGCATCGTCACCGGGCCCGGTCACTCGGTCGGCGCCCGGCTCGCCGAGCACCCCGACGTCGACCTCGTCTCCTTCACCGGCGGCCTGGTCAGCGGCATCAAGGTCGCCCAGGCGGCGGCCCCTTCGGTGAAGAAGGTCGCCCTCGAACTCGGCGGCAAGAACCCCAACATCGTCTTCGCCGACGCCTGCGCCAGCGCGGAGGGCTTCGACACCGCCGTCGACCAGGCCCTCAACGCGGCCTTCATCCACAGCGGCCAGGTCTGCTCGGCCGGCTCCCGCCTGATCGTCGAGGAGCCGATCCGCGAGCGCTTCGTCGCCGAACTCGCCCACCGGGCCGGGCAGATCCGCCTCGGCCGCGGCACCGGCACCGGCGTGGAGTGCGGCCCGCTCGTCTCCGAGCAGCAGCGCGCGAAGACCGAGTCCTACGTCGCCTCCGCGCTGGCCGAAGGCGCCGTCCTGCGCACCGGCGGCAAGCGCCCCGAGGGCCTGGGCGACGGCTACTTCTACGAGCCGACCGTCCTCGACGCCTGCCACCGCGAGATGAAGGTCGTACGCGAGGAGGTCTTCGGCCCCGTCCTCACCGTCGAGACCTTCCGCACCGAGGACGAGGCTGTCGCGCTCGCCAATGACACCGAGTACGGCCTGGCGGGCGCCGTCTGGACCGCCGACGCCGGACGCGCCCGCCGGGTGGCCGGCCGGCTGCGCCACGGCACCGTCTGGATCAACGACTTCCACCCCTACCTCCCCCAGGCGGAGTGGGGCGGCTTCGGCAAGAGCGGCGTCGGCCGCGAGCTGGGCCAGGCCGGACTCGCCGAGTACCGCGAGAGCAAGCACGTCTACCAGAACCTCGCGCCGAAGCCGGTCCGCTGGTTCGCCGGCTGAACTCACCCGCCCTCCCCGCATCTTCTGGAGCACCGACCCCATGCCTGAGAACACCCATGTCTACGACTACGTCGTCATCGGCGGCGGCACCGCCGGCTCCGTCATCGCCTCCCGGCTGACCGAGAACCCCGATGTCAGCGTCGCCGTCATCGAGGGCGGCCCGAGCGACGTCGGCCGCGACGACGTACTGACCCTGCGCCGCTGGATGGGCCTGCTCGGCGGCGAACTGGACTACGACTACCCCACCACCGAACAGCCCCGCGGCAACTCCCACATCCGGCACAGCCGCGCCCGTGTCCTCGGCGGCTGCTCCTCGCACAACACCCTCATCGCCTTCAAGCCGCTGCCGTCCGACTGGGACGAGTGGGAGGCGGCCGGTGCCAGGGGCTGGGGCGCGGTGCCGATGGAGGCGTACTACGCCCGGCTGCTGAACAACATCGTCCCGGTCGACGAGAAGGACCGGAACGCCATCGCCCGGGACTTCGTCGACGCCGCGCAGAAGGCGCTCGACGTGCCGCGCGTGGAGGGCTTCAACCAGAAGCCGTTCACCGAGGGCGCCGGCTTCTTCGACCTTGCCTATCACCCGGAGAACAACAAGCGGTCCTCCGCCTCGGTGGCCTATCTGCACCCGGTGATGGACGAGCGCCCGAACCTCACGATCCTGCTGGAGACCTGGGCGCACAAACTGGAGCTGAACGGCACCCGCGCCGAAGGGGTCCACGTACGCGCCAAGGACGGCGCGGAGTTCCTGGTCCAGGCCCGCAACGAGGTGCTGCTGTGCGCGGGCGCCGTCGACTCGCCCCGGCTGCTGCTGCACTCCGGCATCGGCCCCCGCGAGGACCTGGAGGCGCTCGGCATCCCCGTCGCCCTCGACCTGCCGGGCGTCGGCGAGAACCTCCTCGACCACCCCGAGTCGGTGATCGTCTGGGAGACGAACGGCCCCATCCCCGAGAACTCCGCGATGGACTCCGACGCGGGCCTGTTCGTCCGCCGCGACCCCGAACACGCGGGCCCGGACCTGATGTTCCACTTCTACCAGATCCCCTTCACCGACAACCCGGAGCGACTGGGCTACGAACGCCCGGAGTTCGGCGTCTCGATGACCCCCAACATCCCCAAGCCGAAGTCCCGCGGCCGCCTGTACCTGACCAGCCCGGACCCCTCGGTCAAGCCCGCCCTGGACTTCCGGTACTTCACCGATGAGGACGACTACGACGGGCGGACGCTGGTCGACGGCATCCGCATCGCCCGCGAGATCGCCAAGGCCGAGCCACTGGCGGGCTGGCTCAAGCGGGAGGTGTGCCCGGGGCCGGAGGTCGTGGGCGACGCCGAGCTGAGCGAGTACGCCCGCAAGGTCGCGCACACCGTGTACCACCCGGCGGGCACCTGCCGCATGGGCGCGCAGGACGACGAACTCGCTGTGGTGGACCCCCAGTTGCGGATCCGCGGCCTGGACGGCATCCGTATCGCGGACGCCTCCGTCTTCCCGACCATGACGGCGGTGAACCCGATGATCGGCGTGCTCATGGTCGGGGAACGAGCCGTCGACCTGATCGGTGGTGATGCGTGATGAGTACTCCCGTGTTCTCCGTGAACGGCCTGTGGAAGGTCTTCGGCCCCAAGGCGTCCAGAGTCCCCACCACCCCCGAACTCGCGGCCCTCCCGCCCGCCGACCTGCGCGCCCGCACCGGCTGCACGGCCGCGGTCAGGGACGTGTCCTTCGACGTCCGCAAGGGCGAGGTCTTCGTCGTGATGGGCCTGTCCGGCTCGGGCAAGTCCACCCTGGTGCGCTGCCTCACCCGGCTGATCGAGCCGACGTCCGGCACCATCGCCATCGACGGCGAGGACGTCCGCGCGATGGACAAGTCCCGGCTGCGCGAACTGCGCCGCCACCGCGCCGCGATGGTCTTCCAGCACTTCGGCCTCCTCCCGCACCGCACGGTCCTCGACAACGTCGCCTACGGCCTGGAGATCCAGGGCGTCGGCCGCTCCGAGCGCCGCAAGCGGGCCGCCGAGGTCGTCGCGAAGGTCGGCCTGGAGGGCATGGAACACCGCAGGCCGAGCCAGCTCTCGGGCGGCCAGCGCCAACGCGTCGGCCTGGCACGGGCACTGGCCGTCGACCCCGAGGTCCTGCTCTTCGACGAGCCCTTCAGCGCCCTGGACCCGCTGATCCGCCGGGACATGCAGGAGGAAGTGGTCCGACTGCACCGCGAGGAGGGCCGCACGATGGTCTTCATCACCCACGACCTGAGCGAGGCCCTCAAGCTGGGCGACCGCATCGCCCTGATGCGCGACGGCGCGGTCGTCCAACTCGGCACCCCCGAAGAGATCGTCGCCTCCCCGGCCGACGACTACGTCCGCGAATTCATCCGCGACGTCCCCCGCGAACAGGTCATCACCGTCCGCACGGCGATGCGCCCCGCCACGACGGACGAAGCGGGCAACGGCCCCGCGATCCCCCCGACCGCGACGGTCTCGGAGGCCATCGAGGCAGTGGCCCGAGCGGGCGCACCGGCCCGGGTCGTGGACGAGGGCCGGTGCCTGGGCGTGGTGGACTCGGCGGCGCTGCTGGGCGTCATCGCGAACGTGACTGACACGGCGGGCGCGGCCGACGCGGCCGACATAGCTGCGGGCAGTCGTGCCGCTGAGGCGGCGCCCGTCCCCGAACAAGGCGCACCCGCCGAGCGCGGGGAAGCGGCCCCACCCACCGCCGACACCAGCGAGGAGCTGGTGTGATGGCCACCGTCACAGCAGCCGCCCCGCGCGCGGCGATCCCTGGCCTGCTGAAGGCCGCCGCCGGACGCAAACTCCTCGTACTGGCCCTCGCCGCCGCAGTCCTCGTCCCCCTCGCCCACGCCCGCTGGGCCAGCGGCGCCTGGCCGACCGCCCTCACCGTCGACCTCACCACCCCCCTCACCGACACCAGCACCTGGATCATCGACAACCGGGACAGCCACCCCCTGTTCCTGTACTTCCTCGGCCACGTCAGCAACGCGGTCGTCCTCGCCGTACGCGCCGTCTACCTGCTCCTCCTCGCCGCGGGCTGGGCCGGCACCACCGCCTTCGCCGCCCTGGTCGCCTGGCGCGTGGCCGGAGCGAGGCTCGCCCTCGGCACCGCCGCCGCCTTCCTGACCTGCGGCGCCCTCGGCATGTGGGTCCCGACCACTCAGACCCTCGCCCTGATGGTGGTCGCCGTCCTCGCCTCGGTCGCGGTCGGCGCGCTCCTGGGCCTCGCCGCGGGCCTCTCCGACCGCCTGGACCGAGCCCTGCGCCCGGTCCTGGACACCATGCAGGTCCTCCCCGCCTTCGCCTACCTCCTCCCGGTCGTCCTGATCTTCGGCATCGGCGTCCCCGCCGCCGTCCTGGCCACCGTCGTCTACGCCGCCCCGCCCATGGCCCGCCTCACCGCCCTGGGCCTGCGCGGCGCCGACAAGGAGGTCCTGGAGGCGGTGGACTCCCTCGGCGCCACCGCCCGCCAGCGGCTGCTCACCGCCCGGATCCCACTGGCCCGCAAGGAACTCCTCCTCGGCGTCAACCAGACGATCATGATGGCCCTCTCCATGGCCGTCATCGCCTCGGTCATCGGCGCCGGCGGCCTCGGTGACCGCGTCTACCAGGCGCTCGCCTCGGTCGACGTGGGCGCGGCCCTGGCGGCCGGTATCCCGATCGTGCTGCTGGCGGTCGTCCTGGACCGCGTCACCGCCGCCGCGGGCGCCGGGACGGAGCGCACCGGCCGCACCGGCCGTGCGGGCTGGGCGTACACCCTGGTCGCCGCCCTCGCCGTAGCCATGGCCGGACGTCTCATGAACCGGCTCGACTGGCCCGACGCCTGGGTGCTGAACATCGCCGAGCCGGTCAACCGGGCCGTCGACTGGATGACCGCCCACCTCTACTCCGGCGTCCCCGTCATCGGCGGCACCGCCGAGTGGGCCGGCCACTTCACCACCTGGGTCCTGGACCCGGTACGCGACGGCCTGCAGTGGCTGCCCTGGTGGGCCGTACTGCTGGTGGTCGCCGCCCTCGCCTGGCTGATCGGCACCTGGCGCACCGCGCTCACCGCGACCCTGGCCATGGCCGCGATCGGCGTCCTCGGCGTGTGGGAGCCGTCCCTGGACACCCTGTCCCAGGTCCTCGCGGCCGTCGCCGTCACCCTGGTCCTGGGCTTCGCGACCGGTATCGCCGCGGCCCGCAGCGACCGCGTGGAGCGTCTGCTGCGCCCGGTGCTGGACGTCTTCCAGACGATGCCGCAGTTCGTGTACCTGATCCCGGTCGTCGCCCTGTTCGGCGTCGGCCGCGCTCCCGCGGTCGCCGCGGCCGTCGTCTACGCGCTGCCCGCCGTCGTCCGCATCACCGCACAGGGCCTGCGCCAGGTCGACCCCGCAGCCCTGGAGTCGGCCCGCTCGCTCGGCGCCACCCCCGCCCAGCAGCTGTGGCAGGTCCAGCTCCCGCTCGCCCGCCGCTCCCTGCTGCTCGCCGTCAACCAGGGCGTGGTCCTGGTCCTCGCCGTCGTGATCATCGGCGGCCTGGTCGGCGGCGGCGCGCTCGGCTACGACGTCGTCTTCGGCCTTGCCCAGGGCGACCTGGCGACCGGCCTCGTCGCGGGCGCCGCGATCGTCTGCCTGGGGCTGATGCTCGACCGGGTCACCCAGCCGACCCGGAAGGGAGCGTGACATGCGCATCCGTATCGCCACGACAGCCGCTGCTGTCGGTGCGCTGCTGCTCACCGGCTGCGGCGCCGCCGACATGACCAAGCAGGCCTCACCCTTCGCGAACGCCCAGGGCGCCCGGACCGTCACCCTGTCCACCCAGTCCTGGGTGGGCGCGCAGGCCAACGTGGCCGTCGCCCAGTACCTGCTGGAGCACGAGCTCGGCTACCGCGTCGACACCGTCCAGGTCGACGAGGTCCCCGCCTGGGACGCGCTCAGCCAGGGCCGCGTCGACGCCATCCTGGAGGACTGGGGCCACCCCGACCAGGAACAGCGCTACGTCCAGGACAAGAAGACGATCGTGAACGGCGGCGACCTCGGCGTCACCGGCCACATCGGCTGGTACGTCCCGACGTACTTCGCGAAGCAGCACCCCGACGTCACCGACTGGAAGAACCTCAACAAGTACGCCGACCAGCTCCGCACCCCCGAGAGCGGCGGCAAGGGCCAGCTGATGGACGGCTCCCCGTCCTACGTCACCAACGACAAGGCGCTGGTGAAGAACCTCAACCTGGACTACCAGGTCGTCTTCGCCGGCTCCGAGGCCGCCCAGATCACCCAGATCAAGCAGTTCGCCAAGGAGAAGAAGCCCTTCCTGACGTACTGGTACGCCCCCCAGTGGCTGTTCAAGAAGGTCCCCCTGACCGAGGTGAAGCTCCCCGCCTACAAGGAGGGTTGCGACGCGGACCCGGAGAAGGTCGCCTGCGCCTATCCGCACACTCCGCTCCAGAAGTACCTCAACGCCGACTTCGCTCAGGACGGCGGCGACGCCGCGGCCTTCCTGAAGAAGTTCCGCTGGACGACGGCGGACCAGAACGAGGTCTCCCTGATGATCGCCGACCAGAAGCTGTCCCCGGAGGAGGCGGCGAGGAAGTGGGTGGACAGCCACGAGTCCACCTGGCGTTCGTGGCTGTCCTGACCGTCACCGCAGCAGCCCGGCGATCCCCTCCGCCGCCCGCCGCTGAAGGTACGGCCCGAATGTGATCCGCGTGGCCCCTCGCTCACCCAGCTCCAAGGGCGAGGGGCCCTCGCCCACTTTGGCGATCGCGTTGACCGGCCCCTGGATCCCGGCCCGCAGCAGCGGCAGTACGTCGACAGGGGCGCCGATCGGATACACACAGTCCGCACCCGCGGCGACATACAACGCGGCCCGCTCGATGACCCGTTCCGGTTCCGCGACACCCCGGATGAAGGTGTCCACACGCGCGTTGACGAACAGCCGGTCCCCGGCCGCCGCGCACACCTCGGCCAGCCAGTCGGCATGTCGCCGCGGGTCCTTGAGCACCCCCTCCTCGGAGTCCTCCAGGTTGCAGCCGACGGCCCCCGCCTCCAGCAGCCGCTCCACCAGCTCGGTCGGCGCCAGCCCGTACCCGCCCTCGACATCCGCCGACACCGGCA
Encoded proteins:
- a CDS encoding aldehyde dehydrogenase family protein — encoded protein: MARQHERRTIHVDGEWRDAISGATRDIIDPADARPFAVVAEGDEKDTDLAVEAARRAFDQGDWPHTPVAERAALLRRVADLLVRDREELGLLESRDAGKTLEEGRVDIDCVADAFRYFAGLVAAEAPGRVVDAGSPDIHSVVVHEPVGVCALITPWNYPLLQASWKIAPALAAGNTFVVKPSEITPLTTIALIDLLAEAGLPSGVAGIVTGPGHSVGARLAEHPDVDLVSFTGGLVSGIKVAQAAAPSVKKVALELGGKNPNIVFADACASAEGFDTAVDQALNAAFIHSGQVCSAGSRLIVEEPIRERFVAELAHRAGQIRLGRGTGTGVECGPLVSEQQRAKTESYVASALAEGAVLRTGGKRPEGLGDGYFYEPTVLDACHREMKVVREEVFGPVLTVETFRTEDEAVALANDTEYGLAGAVWTADAGRARRVAGRLRHGTVWINDFHPYLPQAEWGGFGKSGVGRELGQAGLAEYRESKHVYQNLAPKPVRWFAG
- a CDS encoding GMC family oxidoreductase codes for the protein MPENTHVYDYVVIGGGTAGSVIASRLTENPDVSVAVIEGGPSDVGRDDVLTLRRWMGLLGGELDYDYPTTEQPRGNSHIRHSRARVLGGCSSHNTLIAFKPLPSDWDEWEAAGARGWGAVPMEAYYARLLNNIVPVDEKDRNAIARDFVDAAQKALDVPRVEGFNQKPFTEGAGFFDLAYHPENNKRSSASVAYLHPVMDERPNLTILLETWAHKLELNGTRAEGVHVRAKDGAEFLVQARNEVLLCAGAVDSPRLLLHSGIGPREDLEALGIPVALDLPGVGENLLDHPESVIVWETNGPIPENSAMDSDAGLFVRRDPEHAGPDLMFHFYQIPFTDNPERLGYERPEFGVSMTPNIPKPKSRGRLYLTSPDPSVKPALDFRYFTDEDDYDGRTLVDGIRIAREIAKAEPLAGWLKREVCPGPEVVGDAELSEYARKVAHTVYHPAGTCRMGAQDDELAVVDPQLRIRGLDGIRIADASVFPTMTAVNPMIGVLMVGERAVDLIGGDA
- a CDS encoding quaternary amine ABC transporter ATP-binding protein, with the translated sequence MSTPVFSVNGLWKVFGPKASRVPTTPELAALPPADLRARTGCTAAVRDVSFDVRKGEVFVVMGLSGSGKSTLVRCLTRLIEPTSGTIAIDGEDVRAMDKSRLRELRRHRAAMVFQHFGLLPHRTVLDNVAYGLEIQGVGRSERRKRAAEVVAKVGLEGMEHRRPSQLSGGQRQRVGLARALAVDPEVLLFDEPFSALDPLIRRDMQEEVVRLHREEGRTMVFITHDLSEALKLGDRIALMRDGAVVQLGTPEEIVASPADDYVREFIRDVPREQVITVRTAMRPATTDEAGNGPAIPPTATVSEAIEAVARAGAPARVVDEGRCLGVVDSAALLGVIANVTDTAGAADAADIAAGSRAAEAAPVPEQGAPAERGEAAPPTADTSEELV
- a CDS encoding ABC transporter permease, translating into MATVTAAAPRAAIPGLLKAAAGRKLLVLALAAAVLVPLAHARWASGAWPTALTVDLTTPLTDTSTWIIDNRDSHPLFLYFLGHVSNAVVLAVRAVYLLLLAAGWAGTTAFAALVAWRVAGARLALGTAAAFLTCGALGMWVPTTQTLALMVVAVLASVAVGALLGLAAGLSDRLDRALRPVLDTMQVLPAFAYLLPVVLIFGIGVPAAVLATVVYAAPPMARLTALGLRGADKEVLEAVDSLGATARQRLLTARIPLARKELLLGVNQTIMMALSMAVIASVIGAGGLGDRVYQALASVDVGAALAAGIPIVLLAVVLDRVTAAAGAGTERTGRTGRAGWAYTLVAALAVAMAGRLMNRLDWPDAWVLNIAEPVNRAVDWMTAHLYSGVPVIGGTAEWAGHFTTWVLDPVRDGLQWLPWWAVLLVVAALAWLIGTWRTALTATLAMAAIGVLGVWEPSLDTLSQVLAAVAVTLVLGFATGIAAARSDRVERLLRPVLDVFQTMPQFVYLIPVVALFGVGRAPAVAAAVVYALPAVVRITAQGLRQVDPAALESARSLGATPAQQLWQVQLPLARRSLLLAVNQGVVLVLAVVIIGGLVGGGALGYDVVFGLAQGDLATGLVAGAAIVCLGLMLDRVTQPTRKGA
- a CDS encoding ABC transporter substrate-binding protein, whose translation is MRIRIATTAAAVGALLLTGCGAADMTKQASPFANAQGARTVTLSTQSWVGAQANVAVAQYLLEHELGYRVDTVQVDEVPAWDALSQGRVDAILEDWGHPDQEQRYVQDKKTIVNGGDLGVTGHIGWYVPTYFAKQHPDVTDWKNLNKYADQLRTPESGGKGQLMDGSPSYVTNDKALVKNLNLDYQVVFAGSEAAQITQIKQFAKEKKPFLTYWYAPQWLFKKVPLTEVKLPAYKEGCDADPEKVACAYPHTPLQKYLNADFAQDGGDAAAFLKKFRWTTADQNEVSLMIADQKLSPEEAARKWVDSHESTWRSWLS
- a CDS encoding isocitrate lyase/PEP mutase family protein, which gives rise to MTDRVEVFRALHRRPAPDDPLILPGPWDAASARALEAAGYPALATPSAGVAASLGYEDGRTPAEEMFAAVARIVRAVDVPVSADVEGGYGLAPTELVERLLEAGAVGCNLEDSEEGVLKDPRRHADWLAEVCAAAGDRLFVNARVDTFIRGVAEPERVIERAALYVAAGADCVYPIGAPVDVLPLLRAGIQGPVNAIAKVGEGPSPLELGERGATRITFGPYLQRRAAEGIAGLLR